The Impatiens glandulifera unplaced genomic scaffold, dImpGla2.1, whole genome shotgun sequence DNA window ggaacatgcacaaaaactCTACAACCAAAaaacgtaaatagtcataattaatatCTTTACCTAACCAGATTCTTTCtacacacttattattcaatggtttggagggagaacggttgTTCACATACACTATAGTGCTCATGGATTCAACCTAAATATGCTTAGCCAActtggcatgggagagcatactcctcatctgTTCTAACATGGTtttgttcatcctctctgccactCCATTTTTTTGTGGTGTCTTGTGCACAGCCTGTTCATGTCGAATAATatgctctttgcaataatcatcaaatgagtcTATGTACTCTCCCTCATTATCTGACCGCACTCTCATCggttttcttcctgtctctctttcaaccagcttggGAAAGACTTCAAACAttgctgcaacctcatccttggactttatagaatatgcccaaaccttcctagagGCATCGtctatgaatgttacaaaataggaagcaccacctatggatttaatcttcattggaccacaaacatctgtatggaccagttcaaggacattctttttcagttccacttttgacttactgaaggagactctgttctACTTAACCTTCAAGCAATGCttacaattttcaagatgagaaTCCTTGAGATTCggcaactcattcctcttgatcaaaacattcagcccattttcactaatgtgacatagtctcttgtgccacaactcagtgGATGACTCCATCACGAAAAAATATGatgcatcatagacaatttccaaatttgtcttgtataaggaacaacattttttacctcgtgcaacaaccaatgaacccttgcaTAACTTCAATGCTCCAtcactgaaaacattatggtagcctccataaATGAGCTTACCTACTAAAATCAAAACTATTCTTAAATTAGGAatatgtcttacatctctcaatgtcaggaaaCAGCCATTGTTTATCTCAATTCTAACATCACcgagaccaactatcttggacacaccactgttacccatgcgaacctcactATAATTACCAGCTTTAtaggactggaagtaacctttgtgtggaatattatggaatgaggcacctgtgtaAACAATCCATGCTAttatttcatttgaagatgtgttAAGACAAGAGTCTTGACAGTTTGAAACATATGttagttcaccatctgaagtataagcagatgtatctgcactTTATTCTATCTTTTATCTAGGCTTTACCGTACCcttttctttatcatttttaaatttccagcactcgttTTTACAATGACTCGTTTTATCACAGTAATGGCAAGCAGCATCCTTCTTCGAAGCTCTAGACTTGCTTTCAAACTTGCCCCTCCTCTAACCACTTCcattatcctttgatcttcctctatcaacCACCAACATATCAtacttagagggtttatccccctttctattttcctcatcaagtaaggaacttgTGACAAATGTCATGTTTTctttaccatttggtgttgagttgttgagagtgataataagtgtctcccaacttgtaggcaaagatccaaggactaaaagtgcttgcacctcatcatcaaagtttatcttcatactactcaattgattcaaaatattttgaaattcattcaagtgctcaacaattgatttattatcaatgtacttcagattcaccatccttcgtaccagtgctgctttattccctaCTGACCTCCCAGCGTAGAGTGCTTCAAGTTTACTCCACACACCTTACGTCGTAGTCTCGTTCTCAACATgatgcacaacatttacaccaacacaggaacgaataaagctaTAGGTCTTTCTATctgtctttttccaatcagcctcttttgtagtcttaggtctaacaccctcattttcaattgtttcattcaaatcatctgaaactaataGATCACTAATCATTAGTTTCCATTAtttgtagtttgtaccattcagactcactatatcaggtctagatttccccattattactgccttaacaactgaaaaaaaaaacagtaaagaaactagttgatctcctctttgaattTCTTCAAGTAACCAACAGAGCactctgctccaatgttaaaacaaatcaatcaatcaatactTCTCTAATACCACTGTTGGGGTTTGCAATAGCAAAAACtacggatcttcttagaaatcaaacatgtaacaaatcagtttccaaatcgtctatgacgaacaacatatttaccaagaactgaaatagcacaaaataaatgacaacacaatatacgtggttcggtcaaaatcgacctatgTCCACgagagggataagtttcactaaatcaaagaaatgtcaatagtagaaacttacatgccctgctctcaaatgaaagaagtgattacacttagaatgattggactactccataATCAAAAGCTCtcccaatctttctctctagatcaaccaaagaacaagaaggaaaccagaaaagtCTAGATCTGTCCactctctctctcaaccttactatgttatgagaaaaatacccaaaaaaagtatttatactctaacccgttttcataacagaaaaccctgacccgtttacccggaatttaaaacccgcccgcatGGCAAGAAACACCTCAACACACTTTACTCCaacatcattttaatttctCTTCCCCATAACTCTTAATCTTTactttctttaataaaaaaataatttctagaGCTTTACTCaattttcactttttattttcaagttcAACAATCTTTCAACTTTCTTCTagtttctagttttttttttgttgaactCTAATATGTAATAACAACAAAGTTGTTAAAACTTTTTCAACTTCTACAACATAACTATGCAagataagtaaataatattttcatatgtgtttttaatatttactatatttagaaaataaaaaatataaatttatattttaatcggATAATGATGTACCCGTTGGAgatcgggtacccgacgaattGGAGATGAGATACAAATAGAGATACATGTTGAGTTCGGGGTCGGGTAGTAAAATTAAGATCGGGTTCGAGAATGAGTATTTTACTACCCGACGGGTAGGGTACTTGTTGACATCCCTACTTAAGCTACCTTAGTAGGTGGAATAGGTAACGtttatgataaattatgtttttatttctattttttgaaTGTTGAAAATTAACATGAACCTTTCAAcctgattttaattttaaagttaaagtGTTTAAAAGTGAGAATCTAACCGGTAACATTTGttatcctaattttttttttttttttttttgatatttgagttatcagaatagttatcaattaaaatattcttactttaattttattaaatataaattttaaattttaaatataaaatagcattttaataattcataatctaaaaatctcaaataacctatttttttattaaataatttttttaaatattttcaaaataaaaaaaaaaacaagatcaaTCAAACTCTTAAAATCGCCATACATTCATGGGGACcatttttattctctttcaaAAATGGATTTTCCTTTTCAACAACGACAAAAGCGTTGGCATATATCaataaccattttaaaaattattaatgcgttatcattttaaatgtaaaataattgaatgagtttataattaatttgattttttattttatattataaaaatagtataatataaaagaattcTCGCCTTTATCTGTTTATTTTTGCTTCTTATATATCTTAATGTATCaaagtttttgttttatttgtgtTCTGATCTTCTCTTTAGACtgatttctatattataatatatatttgcaCCACCTCTCACAATTTAATACTAGTTTcaaatatgtttataatttataaaacaatccCATACAATAAAGATCAAGTTTAATGTTACAAAATTTAACACAACGATACGAAGCTAATAATGCAAAAATTGTCGTGATTAGACATCAAATAAGTTATCGAAAACttcttaaaatgttttaaaatatatgtaactGAGTTCCGTTAATTTGAGTGTATATATGGCATAAAACATTAAATCAACCTTACAAACTTGTTGCGATCATTTGTTGATAGTAGTTTACCatcttttaaacaaaatataaaaaatagttaaaccCTTGTACCTTTTTCACTTTTTCATCCCTACGtctttgaaatttgaaatttgatatttaacgACATAACAATTACATGTCAATGTTCGATTATCAAGATTtgtttataatcttttaaaataaaaaacaagattAACTTTTGTTACATTTTCTTAAATACATCTCCTAAATATGAATTAtgatacataaaacaaaaaatctgttattttttatatatagtacATGATGCAAAAACAAACCTCAAAAGGTAcctaaaaagataaattaaaatatgagctttaaaataaaaataaagtaaagtctttattaaaatatttttattttaaatattactttttggtgttttatatttttttatatatattttttaaaattaattaaagtagttaaataaaagaaaatgagaaaaattaaataataatcaaaacgAAATGGCCCTAATGAGGTGGCGAACAAATGGGCAACAGATTGATACGGGTCGTGGGGAGAATTGTGACTCACGGGCGTGAATAGTTAGAGGGTTTGGAAACATGTGCAATCCTAGACCGGATGGCTTGAGGGTTGCATGTTAATGATGGAAAATGAGTTCAGTGCGGTAGAATCCTCTAGCGGATGCAAGGCCAGAAAGACGCGCTTTCTCGGTCGGATGTGAAACCAAAATCTAGGATTCTTAAGCTGAAATCCAAGTTAGGCCGTAAGGGAGATTCTCAGTTAGCATGCGGGTCAGTCTCTGGTTTTTCGGCCGAGAATCAGGCCACACTACTATCCTTTGATAAGTTTTATGTTTAATCTTGAACTTGTTAAATACATtagttttattatctttattagcatttaagggtattttagtctatTAGCACTTAAATGTATTTCAGTCTATTGTAatcactaattatataaattctttCATTACATTCAGTTTATTTGATGTTTGCTAGTAAGAAACCTTAgtctttctctctttattttatcattgtATAAGAGCCTTCATTTATGGATTCTCTTTGTTCAACCTAGATCATTCAATCTACATCTTTcgatttgaatttggtgtttgAGTCTGCAATCGTTAATGATAATTTTCGTTTTCGCTTCCTTTAGCTCTAGCTGATTTAGTTTGGAAATTTGTATTTGTGTCGCGTCGTGCTGAATCGTGCTGCATCGTATCGCGTCGTGCCATATTCGTGTTATTGTATTTGTATTGTCGTTTTTGGTATTTGTATTCGTGTTGCGTCGTGTCGCGTCGTGTCGCGTCGTGTCGTATCGTGCTGTTTCGTGCCATATTTGTGCTGTTGTATTTGGGTTGTTGTTGGAGATTTGTATTCGTGTCGCATTGTGTTGTGTCGTGCTATATTTGTTGTTGCTGATTTTGGGTTGGTTAAACTAGGTCCTTACATAGTTTTGCCAATATTTGTGATGTTGTATTTGGGTTGTCATTGGAGATTTGTACTCGTTTGATTGGTAATACAATTACTGCTCCAACCATTGATCCATATATATTTGAGAAGTTTGAGCAGTTTAAGTAGTTCCTCGCCTCACAGCCACATATCATGTCCGCCTCCTTTCATAAAGGTTTGTCATCATCTAATAATTCAGGTAAATCGTCTCCCTTATGGATATTAGATTTAGGCGCATTTAATCATATGTCTCCTAATATTAACTCATTTGTGTCAGTCAATTTTGTTTCACCATCTTCCATCATGACTGTCGATGGTACTCTAATGTCATTGGAAGGAATTGGTTTTATACATACATCTTGTTTTTCTATCCCAAATGTCTACCATATTCCCCGTCTTTCTTTAAACCTTGTATTtgttagtcaattatgtgattcTGGTCTCACAGTTTTATTTACTTCTTCCAATTATTGTGTTAAGGACCCACAATCACAAAAGGTGATTGGGACAGGCCATAGGAAATGAGGACTTTATGTTTTAGATGAATTCAAAGTATCAGATGTTGCTGCCTCCAGTATTGACTTGTCATCATTTCGTTAGAATAGTTCATCTTCGGAATTTTACCGTTGGCATTCTCGATTGGGTCATGTTTCTAGATCTCGTTTAAAAATTTTTGTGTCTGTTGGAGCTTTGGATAGTTTAGAAAGTCATGACATTTCTCATTGCAGTGATTGCAAATTGGCTAAATTTTCAGCATTGCCTTTTTATAAAAGTGTTTCTTTTTCCACTACTCCATTTGATCTCGTGCATTCTGATGTGTGGGGAAATTTTCATGTTTCTTCTAAAGGAGGTTCTcgatattatgttttgtttattgatGACTTCACTCGTTATACTTGAGTTTATCTAATGAAATGCAAGTCTGGATTTCTTACTATAGTCACCAATTATTGAGCTTTTGTGAGAACCCAACATTCTTCAGTCATTAAATGTTTTAGGTGTGATTTTGGAGGTGAATACACTTCTAATGATTTCTCTCAGTTACTTGCCTCTGATGGTACAATTCACCAAACCTCATGTACTgacactcctcaacaaaatggtgtggctgaAAGAAAATATCGTCATCTTGTTGAAACAGCTCTTTCTTTTATGCTATCAGCCGAGGTTCCTAGTGTGATTTGGGGGGAAACAGTTCTTACCACTGCTCATGTAATCAATAGAATCTCAATATCTCATAATTCAGGTTTGTCtccttttgaaaaattatatggtCATTCACCTGATTATTCCTCGTTGCGTGTTttaagttgtatttgttttgtccTTCGACCACATGTAGACCGTAATAAGTTGTCTCCCCTGTCTACCTTATGTGTCTTTCTGGGTTATGGTGTTGGTCAAAAGGGGTATCGTTGTTTTGATCCAGTTAgtcaaaaattatatgtttcgCGTCATGTTGTGTTTTTAGAGCACATTTCATTCTTCTCTTTTCCTACTAGTTCAAATCATATGACCCAAGCAGATCTAGTTCGTATTGATCCCTTTGACACTAAGTTCGATGAATATATATCTAATACTTTAGTTCACGATACTTTGGTTCACGATACATCCATCTCCCATTTCCCTGCTCCTACAACCACCCAAATTCTGGATGAGATTGTGGATCCTCTTCCTAGTATATCTAATACTTTGGTTCACGATACATCCATCTCCCATGTCCCTGTTGTTACGACCACCCAATTGTCGGATGAGATTGTTGATCTTCCTCCCCGTCACTCCATTTTCACTCGTAAGTCTAGTAAACTTCCCGATTTTAAGTACTCCTCTTATTCTACTTCATTTGCTTCCTTTGTCACTTATGTTCGTCGTTTTTCTGAGCCTTCATCCTATAAGCAGGTAGTTCGCGATCCTCTTTGACAGACTGCTATGGCTAAGGAACTTACTGCATTATATCAGACTCATACATGGGATTTGGTTTCACTACCGTCTGGAAAACATGTCATTGGCTCTTGTTGGGTTTacaagattaaaacaaaatcagatGGTTCCATTGAGCGATACAAGGCTCGACTTGTTGCTAAATGATATTCTCAAAACTATGGCATGGATTATGAGGAAACATTTGCTCCTGTTGTGAAAATGAAAACTATTCGCACTTTAATTGATGTTGCTTCAATTTGCCAATGGAAAATCgatcaaatggatgtgaagaatgcttttttgaatggtgaccttcATGAAGAGGTTTATATGATGTCTCCCCTGGTGTTCCTCATCAACCTGGTGAAGTTTGCAAGCTTCACAAAACTCTTTATGGTCTCAAATAATCACCACGTTCCTGGTTTCAAAACATTTTCTATGGTGATCACTTCGCTTGGCTTTCTTTCTAGTAACCATGATTCGACTTTATTTATCCAGCGTACAACAGTAGGATGCATTCTTCTATCCgtgtatgttgatgatatgattattacAAGTGATGATCATGATGGTATTGAATCATTGAAGTCTGAGTTAGCACACTCATTCGCTATGAAAGATTTGGGAATGCTACattattttttgggaattgAGGTAGCTTATTCTCCCAAAGGTTATCTCTTATCTCAATCTAAGTACATTTCTGATTTGTTTGAGCATGCTCGACTAACTGACAACCGAATTGTTAATACACCCCTTGAGACCAATGCTAGATACTCTCTGTCCGATGGCACTCTTTTGGAGGATTATGGTCTTTATTGTACCATTGTTGGCAGCTTGGTTTATCTTACTATAACTCGCCCAAACATTGCGCATGCAGTTCATGTGGTTAGTCAGTTTTTCACTACCCTTACTACAGTTCATTGGGCTGCTGTTCTTCGTATTCTCAAGTATCTTCGGGGCACTCAATTTCATAGTCTCATATTTCCTTCCATGTCTTCATTAAAGTTACGTGCCTACTCTGATGCGGATTGGATTGGTGATCCTACGGACCGCAAGTCGACCACTGGATATTGTATTTTCCTCGGTGATTCTCATATTTCATGGAAGAGAAAGAAACAAGATGTCATCTCTCGGTCTtctacagaagctgagtatcAAGCCATGGCCTCGACTACTTATGAAATTGTTTGGTTACGCAGATTACTTATTGATATGGGTATTTCTCTTTCTCATCCTACTCTGCTATATTGCGATAATCAAAGTGCTATCCAGATTGCACAGAATTATGTCTTTCATGAGCGAACCAAACATATCGAGATTGATTGTCATGTCACTCGTCATCATCTACAAACTCACACCATCACTTTGTCATTTGTTCCTTCCTCTTTGCAGATTGCAGATTGctgatatatttacaaaagcGTATTCGACTTCGCGCTTTTGTTTTTTGACTGAAAAACTCGCAATGCATATTGTTGTTGCATCATGAGTTTGAGAGggtatgttaaatatattagttttattatctttattagcacttaagggtattttagtatattaACACTTAAGGTATTTCAGTTTATTGTAATCACTAACTATATAAACTCTTTCATTATATTCAGTTTATTTGATGTTTGTTAATAAGAAATCCTAgtctttctctctttattttatcagAACTTACTAGCGGAGCAACGAGTTTTGTCTTTTGGATCTCAGTTCCAATCTCGACTCATCCATGCAGTTAATAACCaactaaataaagaaataaagtaagctaataaaaaaataaacaactaGAATATAAGAAAATGTAAAACGGGGAAGATGaaatgtaagttttttttagatTCTGTAAAAGGGGCTTATCCGACCATCCTTTCATGCCCTTAGCTTCGAGGAAGaatttttggatcatgatcaaaAAGTGGGAGGCAAGCCCCGACCGACGATCTCTAACCAAAGACctcaaaatgaaaatcaaaatagtccaaatttgaatttaggtttttcaaattttgatcgTTTAGATTGGTTTTGTCAATGtagacaattttttaataaatatttaaaaactaaatgtaaTTGCAAACACATGAGATAATATAATACAATGCTAAtgtataaaatttgtttaaatcgAAATCAGACCGATTCAACATTAATGGAGATAAACAAAAGTTTACATTGTTTTTAAATCGTCCTAGAAATAGATTTCAAGCTAAAACCCAAGCTATCAAAACACTCTAACTCGAAATTGAAATTTTCAGAAAAAGTTTCaaaatgtaaaagaaaataGTGGATTGAGAAATACAATATCTCTTTTTCTAAAAGTTTGCTCGACTTATAAAgttgtttgtgtttttttttctcctttcgtctttgtcattttttttttgttttttctctcgttccttttttttcttttctgctCCTCTTTTTCTCactccttttttttcttttcttttttttggtaTAGAGATATATTCAACGCTTAAACATGTTTATTAAGCGCCCTAATTTGGTATCTTagctaaaaaaaaatttaagtgatTTGTTTAGATTTTTTTCCTTATCTGAGACTATAAAGTGCAATCTTTTCCTTCCCTCTTTTTGACATGCCTAGATGGCCATAGAAGGTTAATGGTTTGATTGCATGAGTTTAGTCTCTCTTTTTGTAAGTTGTCGGCTAACTATCAAAGAGGAGAGTTGAACTTTAATATAACTATTTCTTTACTACAAGTTTAtctcttttttcaaaaaaattcttcaaacaTTTACCTCATTTAAGAAAGATGATATGAgtgcaataattttttttatttaattcattctaACCATTTTTATCTGTTTTTTCTAGATTGTTTCAGTATTTTTGttcaaaaattcttttaaatgcTATACAAGTTGAGATTCATTCATGTCTGAAACTGCATTCTCATTTTTTGGCTTGATTCATTCATGTTCCATCACTAATTTATCAAATGCAGTGTTGATTTAGAAGTTTTCACCCCCACATATTACTTTATCAAATTActgttttgattgttttttaagaACCAAAATTGGAGTTTGATTGAGTACGTAATTGATATCCATTGAATTTAACAAGGACCTTGAATTAAGTTTGAGTTCTGGTTTCTTGTTTTAAActtattaagaataaaattataaggtaATATTGAGTAGGGACACATGGCTATGTTATCTACTTTTTTTGTGTTTTGATTTCTCTCTTGTTGTTATGGATGTGTTCAATTCATTTTTGACCCAATATGTGCGCgcacatttttattttacttgagCCATATTAATAGAGATGACAAAACAATATTTAGGtacattgtattttttttataaatgtacgTGAAAAACTGTCATGAAAgtagaaaaaattattcaaatgagATGAAAGATAACAACAATGATGCACATTAAGACCTATATCCATCTAGTTTAAATCAGGTGAAGTTTCCTGAGGTTGGAATGACTTTTTCATCTGAGGATGAAGTTCATAATTTCTATAAGTTATATGCTCAAAATATTGGTTTCGAAATTTCCAAATTAAGCGGTAAAAATATAGATGTTGAAAAgcaaaaatattttacttttggATGTGCCAAAAATGGTAAAAGAGTATCTCAATCAAAAAATGTTTTACACCCTAGAACTTCTACAAAGACAAATTGATAAACTAAGATTAATGTTGCTATTCAGGGTCATAATTTTATGATAACTTGTAATATAATCATATTTGAGCCCTAGAAAATCACGGTATTTTAgatgtaatataatatttggaTTTATCTACGAAAAAAAGATtgtaattaaatgataaaattagaataactttaaataaaaaatttcaattatttgtaGTTGAGGTTGGAGGCTATGCTAATTCTCAATTTTATGAGAGAACCtgtagaaattatattttcgaGGCTAGAAGATTGAGGTTTAGAGATGGAGATGTTGAAGcgttgaataattatttttctcgcATGCAAAGTAGGAACACACTTTTTTTATGCGCTCGATTTGGATAGAGAATctagaattataaatattttttggagAGATGCAAGATCAAGGACTACATACAGTGATGGGTCCAAGGGGTGCAAGAAGGGGCTTAAGCATCCCCTGACTTTGTGAAAGTTTgggtataatttatacaaattaattatgaattatatatttttctctctatatatatagttataaatGATATGTGGTATAAAGGGGTGGTGGCACAGTTGGCTAGCGTGTAGGTCTCATAGCTTCTACGtgttatacaaattattatattatcaatttcttatttattttattttcttaatagagaatattatttccttatttatCTTGTAGTTTAAtagtaatgataataaaaataaaataatatattttatttattattaattaaaaaataaataaataaataaaccaatccAGATTCAAATACgatcattataaaaattatcgaTTCATAAATAGGATATCTCTGATACCAACTAATAGAATGTTTATCATTATCCTAATCATGAATATAGACTATAATTATAACGCAGCGAAAGCGTACCTGAAGATTATCTCATTGTAGATCCGGATTGATCTGTTTTTGAAAGGAACGGCTAGGTCTTCCAAGACTAAGTATTATCCGTTCTCCTCTGATATTGACGGGGGAAATCAAAGGACAATAAAATGGAggagagttgagagagagaaggCGTGAGAGTTCTTCGTTGAATCTCTCTCTCctgtttcttaaataatacttgTCTCAGGGACTTAACCCTAGTTGAAgttcatatattgttaaaacccacaatataagaaggcccaccatattattaatacgtgttttgtcacgtcaccaaataaacaaatactaaacgggtatctacaattattcatttcataatcattaagcccatgactttaatctaataatatgttctacatatatatttaaatccaaaatccaacaatctcccactggaaTTAATATGTATCCGAATGAACACATTATTCTTCAAGAGCTCAATTTATCagtcaataaaaataaagggcTTATAACAATCTGGTCCATCAATCATAGCAATATAGGACTAAAGAAGCATCCATCATATTTATGGCTAAACTAACAATAATCACTAATACTACtgcaatcaaatgacatagatcaaTTATGAAACACGTAGAGAGAAAATCACATTAATGTGACCTAAATATGTCAATTTTCTCTGGTCCAAACTTAATGAGATCGttatctttgaatataatgtacaaaagtgtcaaaaataaactttatttctgATCAGAAAAGTGCTTAGAAAACATCGCGCAATTgacaaaaaattaattgtagCATACTCTCCCACTATAATGAAGCTTCCATAAATTGTAACACACCCATACGTGCAGTATGCCCGTAAAATACCATAGGTGTTACACCTTTAGTTAGGGGGTCTGCTAACATAGATTTTGTTCCTAAATGCTTGATGCAAATCTGACCACTTTATACTATTTCTTTCACACGTAGGAACTTAATGTCAATATGCTTTGACTTCGACGAGCTCCTAATGTTATTGGAATACAAAACAGCTGAATTATTGTCACAAAAAATCTTAATAGGTCTTTCGACCCCCGGAATAATGCGCAGCCTTGTGACAAAATTCTTTAACCAAATTCTCTGATGTGATGCTTCAAAATATGCCACAAATTCAGCCTCCATAGTAGAGCTGGTAACAAGTGTCTGTTTGGCACTACGCTAAGAAATGGCTCCTCCAGCCAATGTATAAACGCAGTCAGATGTAGATCTCTTACTGTCTGGGCAACCCGCAAAATCGGAGTCAGAATACCCAACGATCTCCAAATGGTCTGACTTCCTATATGTGAGCATATAATCCTTTGTTTTCTTTAGGTATCTCATCACCCTTTTAGCTATTTTCTAGTGATC harbors:
- the LOC124918333 gene encoding uncharacterized protein LOC124918333, producing the protein MQGQKDALSRSDVKPKSRILKLKSKLGRKGDSQLACGCDFGGEYTSNDFSQLLASDGTIHQTSCTDTPQQNGVAERKYRHLVETALSFMLSAEVPSVIWGETVLTTAHVINRISISHNSGLSPFEKLYGHSPDYSSLRVLSCICFVLRPHVDRNKLSPLSTLCVFLGYGVGQKGYRCFDPVSQKLYVSRHVVFLEHISFFSFPTSSNHMTQADLVRIDPFDTKFDEYISNTLVHDTLVHDTSISHFPAPTTTQILDEIVDPLPSISNTLVHDTSISHVPVVTTTQLSDEIVDLPPRHSIFTRKSSKLPDFKYSSYSTSFASFVTYVRRFSEPSSYKQVVRDPL
- the LOC124918334 gene encoding uncharacterized mitochondrial protein AtMg00810-like gives rise to the protein MDYEETFAPVVKMKTIRTLIDVASICQWKIDQMDVKNAFLNGDLHEEVYMMSPLVFLINLVKFASFTKLFMVSNNHHVPGFKTFSMVITSLGFLSSNHDSTLFIQRTTVGCILLSVYVDDMIITSDDHDGIESLKSELAHSFAMKDLGMLHYFLGIEVAYSPKGYLLSQSKYISDLFEHARLTDNRIVNTPLETNARYSLSDGTLLEDYGLYCTIVGSLVYLTITRPNIAHAVHVVSQFFTTLTTVHWAAVLRILKYLRGTQFHSLIFPSMSSLKLRAYSDADWIGDPTDRKSTTGYCIFLGDSHISWKRKKQDVISRSSTEAEYQAMASTTYEIVWLRRLLIDMGISLSHPTLLYCDNQSAIQIAQNYVFHERTKHIEIDCHVTRHHLQTHTITLSFVPSSLQIADC